In Cupriavidus taiwanensis, the following are encoded in one genomic region:
- a CDS encoding DUF2069 domain-containing protein, which produces MTPAADTDQALHSPWLYRLSVGSLLALLVLCIAWEWVLAPLRPGGSWLIIKFLPLLLPLRGLLMRNRYTMQWSSMLILLFFTEGIVRATSDRAPSSTLAWVEVALTLVFFTSTILYLRPYKRRARAAGKSAAPRS; this is translated from the coding sequence ATGACGCCCGCCGCGGACACCGACCAGGCCCTGCACAGCCCGTGGCTGTACCGGCTCAGCGTGGGCAGCCTGCTGGCGCTGCTGGTGCTGTGCATCGCCTGGGAGTGGGTGCTGGCGCCGCTGCGGCCGGGCGGCTCGTGGCTGATCATCAAGTTCCTGCCGCTGCTGCTGCCGCTGCGCGGCCTGCTCATGCGCAACCGCTACACCATGCAGTGGTCGTCGATGCTGATCCTGCTGTTCTTCACCGAGGGCATCGTGCGCGCCACCAGCGACCGCGCGCCCTCGTCCACGCTGGCGTGGGTGGAGGTGGCGCTGACGCTGGTGTTCTTCACCAGCACCATCCTCTACCTGCGCCCGTATAAGCGCCGCGCGCGCGCCGCAGGCAAGTCCGCCGCGCCCAGGTCCTGA
- a CDS encoding ABC transporter ATP-binding protein gives MTVMLEAHNLQKRFLLKPGLLARMAGKTAQAVHAVNDVSLQVRQGEVLGVVGESGCGKSTLGRMLAGLLPQSGGDIAWQGQRADIASAAYHRAVQMVFQNPYASLNPRLRIGQAITEGAVYHGLVKRSRAASAAAELLQQVGLDPGYAERFPHEFSGGQRQRVAIARALALRPRLLICDEAVSALDVSVQAQIINLFMQLRREHQLTYVFISHNLAVVEHMSDRVVIMYLGRIVESGPAREVFAAPNHPYTRALLADAPRLGASPPAHQPIRGELPSPLAPPSGCAFHPRCPHASARCTTQVPLLRDIGGRLSACHLND, from the coding sequence ATGACGGTCATGCTCGAAGCGCACAACCTGCAGAAACGCTTTCTGCTCAAGCCCGGGCTGCTCGCGCGCATGGCCGGCAAGACCGCGCAGGCGGTGCATGCCGTCAACGATGTCTCGCTGCAGGTGCGCCAGGGCGAGGTGCTGGGGGTGGTTGGCGAGTCCGGCTGCGGCAAGTCCACGCTGGGGCGCATGCTGGCAGGGCTGCTGCCGCAGAGCGGCGGCGATATCGCCTGGCAGGGCCAGCGCGCGGACATTGCCTCGGCCGCCTATCACCGCGCGGTGCAGATGGTGTTCCAGAACCCCTATGCGTCGCTGAACCCGCGCCTGCGCATCGGCCAGGCCATCACCGAAGGCGCGGTCTACCACGGCCTGGTCAAGCGCTCGCGCGCGGCTTCGGCCGCGGCCGAACTGCTGCAGCAGGTGGGGCTCGACCCGGGCTACGCCGAGCGCTTTCCGCACGAGTTCTCGGGCGGGCAGCGCCAGCGCGTGGCGATCGCGCGCGCGCTGGCGCTGCGCCCGCGGCTGCTGATCTGCGACGAGGCGGTGTCCGCGCTCGACGTCTCGGTGCAGGCGCAGATCATCAACCTGTTCATGCAGCTGCGGCGCGAGCATCAGCTGACCTATGTCTTCATCAGCCACAACCTGGCGGTGGTCGAGCATATGTCGGACCGCGTGGTGATCATGTACCTGGGCCGCATCGTCGAGAGCGGCCCGGCGCGCGAGGTGTTCGCCGCGCCCAATCATCCCTATACGCGCGCGCTGCTGGCCGACGCGCCGCGCCTGGGCGCGAGCCCGCCCGCGCACCAGCCGATCCGCGGCGAACTGCCCAGCCCGCTGGCGCCGCCGAGCGGCTGCGCCTTCCATCCGCGCTGCCCGCACGCGAGCGCGCGCTGCACGACGCAGGTGCCGCTGCTGCGCGATATCGGCGGGCGCCTGTCCGCCTGCCACCTGAATGACTAG
- a CDS encoding ABC transporter ATP-binding protein produces MALLEVSGLSTSFAFAQGAVKAVDGVSFTLEPGEILGIVGESGSGKSVTAFSLMNLLDPPGRVTGGSVRFKGQELLACSPRQWQALRGDRIAMVFQDPMMSLNPVMRVGEQLAETVLVHHRRSRAQAHAQAVDALARVGIPAPQERMRAYPHELSGGMRQRVAIANALINRPDLIIADEPTTALDVTIQAQILYEMKQLVRETGAAAIWISHDLAVVKDLVDRVCVMYAGRVVEQGPVAELIARPLHPYTRGLLDSLPTPAMRGATLRAIPGAAPALAALPPGCAFAPRCPRARPACGQVPVETTVRGRTLRCFYPLEAA; encoded by the coding sequence ATGGCACTACTGGAAGTTTCCGGCCTGAGCACCAGCTTCGCGTTCGCGCAGGGGGCGGTGAAGGCGGTCGATGGCGTGTCGTTCACGCTGGAGCCGGGCGAGATCCTGGGGATCGTGGGCGAGTCCGGCTCGGGCAAGTCGGTGACGGCGTTCTCGCTGATGAACCTGCTGGACCCGCCCGGGCGCGTCACCGGCGGCTCGGTGCGCTTCAAGGGGCAGGAGTTGCTGGCGTGCTCGCCGCGCCAGTGGCAGGCGCTGCGCGGCGACCGCATCGCGATGGTGTTCCAGGACCCGATGATGTCGCTCAACCCGGTCATGCGCGTCGGCGAACAGCTCGCCGAGACCGTGCTGGTGCACCACCGCCGCAGCCGCGCGCAGGCGCATGCGCAGGCGGTCGATGCGCTGGCGCGGGTCGGCATTCCGGCGCCGCAGGAACGCATGCGCGCCTATCCGCACGAGCTGTCCGGCGGCATGCGCCAGCGCGTGGCGATTGCCAACGCGCTGATCAACCGGCCCGACCTGATCATCGCCGACGAGCCCACCACCGCGCTCGACGTCACCATCCAGGCGCAGATCCTCTACGAGATGAAGCAGCTGGTGCGCGAGACCGGCGCCGCCGCGATCTGGATCAGCCATGACCTGGCCGTGGTCAAGGACCTGGTCGACCGCGTCTGCGTGATGTACGCGGGCCGGGTGGTGGAGCAGGGCCCGGTGGCCGAGCTGATCGCGCGGCCGCTGCACCCGTACACGCGCGGCCTGCTGGATTCGCTGCCCACGCCCGCCATGCGCGGCGCCACGCTGCGCGCGATCCCCGGCGCGGCGCCGGCACTTGCCGCGCTGCCGCCCGGCTGCGCCTTCGCGCCGCGCTGCCCGCGCGCGCGCCCGGCGTGCGGCCAGGTCCCTGTCGAAACCACTGTGCGCGGCCGTACGCTGCGCTGCTTTTATCCCCTGGAGGCGGCATGA
- a CDS encoding Zn-ribbon domain-containing OB-fold protein, translating into MTTPHIPAVYKAPDEQPDNLPFWQAAREGQLLVKVCDDCGKPHWYPRVLCPFCMGTTSWKQASGRGTIYTFSVTRRAGPNPFCIAYVKLDEGVTMMTQIVDCDLDTVRIGQKVQVKFSPSDGGAPVPTFTLA; encoded by the coding sequence ATGACGACCCCACACATCCCCGCCGTCTACAAGGCACCCGACGAACAGCCTGACAACCTGCCGTTCTGGCAGGCCGCGCGCGAAGGCCAGCTGCTGGTCAAGGTCTGCGACGACTGCGGCAAGCCGCACTGGTACCCGCGCGTGCTGTGCCCGTTCTGCATGGGCACCACCTCGTGGAAGCAGGCCAGCGGCCGCGGCACCATCTACACCTTTAGCGTGACGCGCCGCGCGGGTCCCAACCCGTTCTGCATCGCCTACGTGAAGCTGGATGAAGGCGTGACCATGATGACCCAGATCGTCGACTGCGATCTCGACACGGTGCGCATCGGCCAGAAGGTACAGGTCAAATTCTCGCCCAGCGACGGCGGCGCGCCGGTGCCGACCTTCACGCTCGCCTGA
- a CDS encoding porin, with product MNGIHTRRALGRACIGSTLALLSAAADATVTLYGRLDTDIEYQKGPEGKAAQMADNASRWGLRGSEDLGGGLRAAFGLEQGFGADNGVATNPQFRHAFVGLQGGFGAIALGRLDSATIVGSPVYSQVTQNIDFAIHDAGATAIGTKVLNARNRVSNALGYMTPTFGGFSVRARMNLAGPDPATPNARSPVQAEDDFRQFDVGLNYSAGSFSAGLGYSRDAKTGGLAANDFRDKVQAVASYDFSVVNLYGIVGRDRYAGTATTRTDVPYWLVGFTVPYGAHKLTVNYMQRAVQRDPQGRLSKVQAGYGYSLSKRTMPYVFFDREDPNSHRPGDTVTTVGIGIQHKF from the coding sequence ATGAACGGTATCCACACCCGGCGCGCACTGGGGCGCGCCTGCATCGGCAGCACGCTGGCGTTGCTGTCGGCCGCGGCCGATGCAACGGTGACGCTATATGGCCGCCTCGACACCGACATCGAGTACCAGAAGGGGCCCGAAGGCAAGGCCGCGCAGATGGCCGACAACGCGTCGCGCTGGGGCCTGCGCGGCAGCGAAGACCTGGGCGGCGGCCTGCGTGCCGCGTTCGGCCTGGAGCAGGGCTTCGGCGCCGACAACGGCGTCGCCACCAACCCGCAGTTCCGCCATGCCTTTGTCGGCCTGCAGGGCGGCTTCGGCGCGATCGCGCTGGGGCGGCTGGATTCGGCGACGATCGTCGGTTCGCCGGTCTATTCGCAGGTAACGCAGAACATCGACTTCGCCATCCACGATGCCGGCGCCACCGCGATCGGCACCAAGGTGCTGAATGCGCGCAACCGCGTGTCGAATGCGCTGGGCTATATGACGCCGACCTTCGGCGGCTTCTCGGTGCGGGCGCGCATGAACCTGGCGGGGCCGGACCCGGCCACCCCCAACGCCCGCTCGCCGGTGCAGGCGGAGGACGATTTCCGCCAGTTCGACGTGGGCCTGAACTACTCCGCCGGCAGTTTTTCGGCGGGCCTGGGCTATTCGCGCGATGCCAAGACCGGCGGCCTGGCGGCCAACGATTTCCGCGACAAGGTGCAGGCGGTGGCTTCGTACGATTTCAGCGTGGTCAACCTCTATGGCATCGTCGGGCGCGACCGCTACGCCGGCACCGCGACCACGCGCACCGACGTGCCGTACTGGCTGGTCGGCTTCACCGTGCCCTACGGCGCGCACAAGCTCACGGTGAACTACATGCAGCGCGCGGTGCAGCGCGACCCGCAGGGGCGGCTCAGCAAGGTGCAGGCCGGCTACGGCTACAGCCTGAGCAAGCGCACCATGCCCTATGTCTTCTTCGACCGCGAGGATCCCAACTCGCACCGGCCCGGCGACACCGTGACCACGGTGGGCATCGGCATTCAACACAAGTTCTGA
- a CDS encoding ABC transporter permease produces the protein MSLPLSETDDAAPALSAVPPAPAAAPPARPSLLRRFCANRVSAAALALLLALLLVAVLAHAISPQNPYDLATVSVIDSELPPGSTGYEGQARYWLGTDGAGRDLLSAIFYGIRISVGVGVISAVVALMVGSAVGLAAAYFGGVVDAAIMRVVDLQLSLPAVLVALILLAVLGQGVDKTLLALVIVQWAYFARTVRGAAQVERRKEYVEAALGQGLPALRVMFRHILPNCMAPLVVTGTLQIAHAITLEATMSFLGIGLPRTQPSLGMLIANGFEYMLSNKYWISVFPGVALVLLIGSINLVGDRLRRVLNPRLEA, from the coding sequence ATGTCCCTGCCACTATCCGAAACCGATGATGCCGCTCCCGCGCTGTCCGCGGTCCCGCCGGCGCCGGCCGCCGCGCCGCCGGCGCGGCCTTCGCTGCTGCGGCGCTTCTGCGCCAATCGCGTGTCCGCCGCCGCGCTGGCCCTGCTGCTGGCGCTGCTGCTGGTGGCCGTGCTGGCCCATGCGATCAGCCCGCAGAACCCCTATGACCTCGCCACGGTGTCGGTGATCGACTCCGAGTTGCCGCCGGGCAGCACGGGCTATGAAGGCCAGGCGCGCTACTGGCTCGGCACCGACGGCGCCGGGCGCGATTTGCTCAGCGCCATCTTCTACGGCATCCGCATCAGCGTGGGCGTGGGCGTGATCAGCGCGGTGGTCGCGCTGATGGTGGGCAGCGCGGTGGGGCTGGCCGCGGCCTATTTCGGCGGCGTGGTCGATGCCGCCATCATGCGCGTGGTCGACCTGCAGCTGAGCCTGCCGGCGGTGCTGGTGGCGCTGATCCTGCTGGCGGTGCTGGGGCAGGGCGTCGACAAGACGCTGCTGGCGCTGGTGATCGTGCAGTGGGCCTACTTTGCCCGCACCGTGCGCGGCGCGGCGCAGGTGGAGCGGCGCAAGGAGTATGTCGAGGCCGCGCTCGGCCAGGGGCTGCCGGCGCTGCGCGTGATGTTCCGCCATATCCTGCCCAACTGCATGGCGCCGCTGGTGGTGACCGGCACGCTGCAGATCGCGCATGCGATCACGCTGGAGGCCACCATGAGCTTCCTCGGCATCGGCCTGCCGCGCACGCAGCCGTCGCTGGGCATGCTGATCGCCAATGGCTTCGAGTACATGCTGTCGAACAAGTACTGGATCAGCGTGTTCCCGGGCGTGGCGCTGGTGCTGCTGATCGGCTCGATCAACCTGGTGGGCGACCGCCTGCGCCGCGTGCTCAACCCGCGGCTGGAAGCGTAA
- a CDS encoding thiolase domain-containing protein: MSINGKAYIVGAYEHPTRKAPDKTVAQLHAESAKGALQDAGLTLADVDGYFCAGDAPGLGATNMVDYLGLKVRHVDSTDTGGSAYLVHVSHAAQAIAAGKCNVALITLAGRPRSEGSTGTQARNWGANLPDMPFESPFSPVTVNLYAMVAMRHMHEYGTTAEQLAWVKVAASHHAQHNPHAMLRDVVTVEDVLNSPMISDPLHKLDCCVVSDGGGALIVARPEIAATLKRPKVKIRGAGEYIKGQLGGEVDLSWSGARFSGATAFAEAGVTPADIKYASIYDSFTITVLMQLEDLGFCKKGEGGKFVADGNLIAGVGKLPFNTDGGGLCNNHPANRGGITKVIEAVRQLRGEAHPAVQAANCDLALAQGTGGYLGSRHGSATLILERE; encoded by the coding sequence ATGAGCATCAACGGCAAGGCCTATATCGTCGGGGCCTACGAGCACCCGACCCGCAAGGCACCCGACAAGACCGTGGCGCAGCTGCACGCCGAGAGCGCCAAGGGCGCGCTGCAGGACGCCGGCCTGACGCTGGCCGACGTCGACGGCTACTTCTGCGCCGGCGACGCGCCCGGGCTGGGCGCGACCAACATGGTCGACTACCTCGGCCTGAAGGTGCGCCATGTCGATTCCACCGACACCGGCGGTTCGGCCTACCTGGTCCATGTGTCGCACGCCGCGCAGGCGATCGCCGCCGGCAAGTGCAATGTCGCGCTGATCACGCTGGCGGGCCGGCCGCGTTCGGAAGGCTCGACCGGCACGCAGGCGCGCAACTGGGGCGCCAACCTGCCCGACATGCCGTTCGAAAGCCCGTTCAGCCCGGTCACGGTCAACCTGTACGCGATGGTGGCGATGCGCCATATGCACGAGTACGGCACCACCGCCGAACAGCTGGCCTGGGTCAAGGTGGCGGCGTCGCACCACGCGCAGCACAACCCCCACGCCATGCTGCGCGACGTGGTCACCGTGGAAGACGTGCTGAACTCGCCGATGATCTCGGACCCGCTGCACAAGCTGGATTGCTGCGTGGTCTCGGACGGCGGCGGCGCGCTGATCGTGGCGCGCCCGGAAATCGCCGCGACGCTGAAGCGGCCCAAGGTCAAGATCCGCGGCGCCGGCGAATACATCAAGGGCCAGCTCGGCGGCGAAGTCGACCTGAGCTGGTCCGGCGCGCGCTTCTCGGGCGCGACGGCATTTGCCGAAGCGGGCGTGACCCCGGCCGATATCAAGTACGCGTCGATCTACGACAGCTTCACCATCACCGTGCTGATGCAGCTGGAAGACCTGGGCTTCTGCAAGAAGGGCGAAGGCGGCAAGTTCGTCGCCGACGGCAACCTGATCGCCGGCGTCGGCAAGCTGCCGTTCAATACCGATGGCGGCGGCCTGTGCAACAACCACCCGGCCAACCGCGGCGGCATCACCAAGGTCATCGAAGCGGTGCGCCAGCTGCGCGGCGAGGCCCACCCCGCGGTGCAGGCCGCCAACTGCGACCTCGCGCTGGCGCAAGGCACCGGCGGCTACCTGGGCTCGCGCCACGGCAGCGCCACCCTGATCCTGGAACGTGAATAA
- the wrbA gene encoding NAD(P)H:quinone oxidoreductase, giving the protein MTEILVLYYSRHGSTRKLAELIATGIDSVPGAQARLRTVPPVSTVCEATAPEIPADGPPYAELRDLEECAGLALGSPTRFGNMAAPMKYFLDGTVAQWLSGALAGKPACVFTATGSLHGGQETTLLSMMLPLLHHGMLILGLPYSEKGLMTTASGGTPYGPSHHAHGDNRGPVTEDESALALAMGRRLAQTALRLAGAQA; this is encoded by the coding sequence ATGACCGAGATCCTCGTCCTGTACTACAGCCGCCACGGCAGCACCCGCAAGCTCGCCGAACTGATCGCCACCGGCATCGACAGCGTCCCCGGCGCCCAGGCCCGCCTGCGCACGGTGCCCCCCGTTTCCACCGTGTGCGAGGCCACCGCGCCGGAGATCCCGGCCGACGGCCCGCCCTATGCCGAACTGCGCGACCTGGAGGAATGCGCCGGGCTGGCGCTGGGCAGCCCCACCCGCTTCGGCAACATGGCGGCGCCGATGAAGTATTTCCTCGACGGCACGGTCGCGCAGTGGCTGTCGGGCGCGCTCGCCGGCAAGCCCGCCTGCGTGTTCACCGCCACCGGCAGCCTGCACGGCGGCCAGGAGACCACGCTGCTGTCGATGATGCTGCCGCTGCTGCACCACGGCATGCTGATCCTGGGCCTGCCCTATTCCGAGAAGGGCCTGATGACCACGGCCTCCGGCGGCACGCCCTACGGTCCCAGCCACCATGCCCACGGCGACAACCGCGGCCCCGTCACCGAAGACGAATCGGCGCTGGCGCTGGCGATGGGCCGGCGGCTGGCGCAGACCGCGCTGCGCCTGGCCGGAGCGCAGGCATGA
- a CDS encoding N-formylglutamate amidohydrolase, with protein sequence MALPYSLTEPAAAALPLVVDSPHSGLLHRETLPLAAPPEALLSGWDAYVDQLFAHAPRVGGTLLCASFPRWLVDVNRARDDIDPDLIDGAMPYAVRPSDKSGRGMGVLRRLALPGVPVYAAPLSPDMAECLLKTYYDPYHAALSGLLAQHHARSGAVWHLDCHSMKSRGNAMNIDNGASRPDFVVSNGDGATCSPAFVELVAECLRGLGYRVAVNWPYKGAQLIRAYADPAQGRHSLQIEINRALYMDEATLAQHAGFALLRGHLDELLEHVAAYIQTELRRTELRG encoded by the coding sequence ATGGCACTTCCTTATTCGCTGACGGAACCCGCCGCAGCGGCGCTGCCGCTGGTGGTGGATTCCCCGCACAGCGGCCTGCTGCATCGCGAAACCCTGCCGCTGGCGGCGCCGCCCGAGGCCTTGCTGTCGGGCTGGGACGCCTATGTCGACCAGCTCTTCGCACACGCGCCGCGGGTGGGCGGCACCTTGCTGTGCGCCAGCTTTCCGCGCTGGCTGGTCGACGTCAACCGCGCCCGCGACGATATCGACCCCGACCTGATCGATGGCGCCATGCCCTATGCCGTGCGGCCCAGCGACAAGTCCGGCCGCGGCATGGGCGTGCTGCGCCGGCTGGCGCTGCCGGGCGTGCCGGTCTATGCCGCGCCGCTGTCGCCCGACATGGCGGAATGCCTGCTGAAGACCTACTACGACCCGTACCATGCCGCGCTGTCCGGCCTGCTGGCGCAGCACCATGCGCGCTCGGGCGCGGTGTGGCATCTCGACTGCCATTCGATGAAGTCGCGCGGCAATGCGATGAACATCGACAACGGCGCGTCGCGGCCGGATTTCGTCGTCAGCAACGGCGACGGCGCCACCTGCTCGCCGGCGTTCGTCGAACTGGTGGCGGAGTGCCTGCGCGGCCTTGGCTACCGGGTCGCCGTCAACTGGCCGTACAAGGGCGCGCAGCTGATCCGCGCGTATGCCGATCCGGCGCAGGGACGGCACAGCCTGCAGATCGAGATCAACCGCGCGCTGTACATGGATGAGGCGACGCTGGCGCAGCACGCGGGTTTCGCCTTGCTGCGCGGCCATCTCGACGAACTGCTGGAGCACGTCGCTGCATATATTCAGACTGAACTGCGCCGTACCGAACTGCGTGGATGA
- a CDS encoding FAD-binding oxidoreductase, with amino-acid sequence MTSPQDSFLALCRAALGPQHVLTDAADQAPYLTDWRKRYRGEALAVLRPGTTAEVAEVAHACHAHRIAMVPQGGNTGLCGGATPVAGAPQVVVSLQRLNRIRQVDPLNNTITVEAGVVLQQLQEVAREHGRLFPLSLAAEGSCTIGGNLSTNAGGTAVLRYGNTRELCLGLEVVTPSGETWHGLRGLRKDNTGYDLRDLFIGAEGTLGIITAAVMKLFPLPRASVTALAAVQSPRAALALLAIAQSHAGAMLTGFELMSALSMTLVTRHFPQLRYPFADMHPQLVLLELSDSESEAHARGIFETMMSAAFDAGVVADAVVAESVQQSRDFWNLREHIPLAQVEDGKNIKHDIAVPVSRVADFIECTDALLQNAFPGARMVTFGHLGDGNLHYNVSPPEGVDHDAFLAHQDQVNRIVHDSVRSHNGSISAEHGLGQLKREENRHYKSEVELAMMRAIKGALDPLGLMNPGKVI; translated from the coding sequence ATGACCTCGCCTCAAGATTCCTTCCTCGCACTGTGCCGCGCCGCGCTGGGCCCGCAGCACGTGCTGACCGACGCGGCCGACCAGGCGCCCTACCTGACCGACTGGCGCAAGCGCTACCGCGGCGAGGCGCTGGCAGTGCTGCGCCCGGGCACCACCGCGGAAGTGGCCGAGGTGGCCCACGCCTGCCATGCGCACCGGATCGCCATGGTGCCGCAGGGCGGCAACACCGGCCTGTGCGGCGGCGCCACGCCGGTGGCGGGTGCGCCGCAGGTTGTGGTTTCGCTGCAGCGGCTCAACCGCATCCGCCAGGTCGACCCGCTCAACAACACCATCACGGTCGAGGCCGGCGTGGTGCTGCAGCAGCTGCAGGAGGTGGCGCGCGAGCATGGCCGGCTGTTCCCGCTGAGCCTGGCGGCCGAGGGCAGCTGCACCATCGGCGGCAACCTGTCGACCAATGCCGGCGGCACCGCGGTGCTGCGCTACGGCAACACGCGCGAACTGTGCCTGGGGCTGGAAGTGGTGACGCCGTCCGGAGAAACCTGGCACGGCCTGCGCGGCCTGCGCAAGGACAACACCGGCTATGACCTGCGCGACCTGTTTATCGGTGCGGAGGGCACGCTGGGCATCATCACCGCCGCGGTAATGAAGCTGTTCCCGCTGCCGCGCGCCTCGGTCACCGCGCTGGCCGCGGTGCAGAGCCCGCGCGCCGCGCTGGCGCTGCTGGCCATCGCCCAGTCGCACGCGGGCGCCATGCTGACCGGCTTCGAGCTGATGTCGGCGCTCAGCATGACGCTGGTGACGCGGCACTTCCCGCAGCTGCGCTATCCGTTCGCAGACATGCATCCGCAGCTGGTGCTGCTGGAGCTGTCCGACAGCGAGAGCGAAGCCCATGCGCGCGGCATCTTCGAGACCATGATGTCGGCCGCCTTCGACGCCGGCGTGGTCGCCGATGCGGTGGTGGCCGAGTCGGTGCAGCAGTCGCGCGACTTCTGGAACCTGCGCGAGCACATTCCGCTGGCGCAGGTGGAAGACGGCAAGAACATCAAGCACGATATCGCCGTGCCGGTCTCGCGCGTCGCGGACTTTATCGAGTGCACCGACGCGCTGCTGCAGAACGCGTTTCCCGGCGCGCGCATGGTCACCTTCGGCCATCTCGGCGACGGCAACCTGCACTACAACGTCTCGCCGCCCGAGGGCGTCGACCACGACGCGTTCCTCGCGCACCAGGACCAGGTCAACCGCATCGTGCACGACAGCGTGCGCTCGCATAACGGTTCGATCTCCGCCGAGCACGGCCTCGGCCAGCTCAAGCGCGAGGAAAACCGGCACTACAAGAGCGAGGTCGAACTCGCCATGATGCGGGCGATCAAGGGCGCGCTCGATCCGCTCGGGCTGATGAACCCGGGCAAGGTGATCTGA
- a CDS encoding ABC transporter permease: MLETLLKRLLQSIAVLWIMSVLTFCAVNLIGDPVHLLVSPTATEQEITEARHALGLDLPVPQQYLRFLAGALHGDLGESFVYNRPAIELIVSRVPATLELAVTALLLSLGIGIPMGVYAGLKPHSRLARMLMAASLGGVIMPTFWIGMIGILVFSVNLGWLPSGGRGPVSTVLGVPLSVTSWEGIRFLLLPALTLSLFKISLVARLTEAGTREVAGQEYIKFARAKGVGGARLVLRHVVPNVLIPIVTVVGLEFGHLIAFSVVTESVFSWPGMGKLIIDSVLALDRPVVVAYLLVTLLLFVVLNLVVDLLYVVLDPRLRHKAA, encoded by the coding sequence ATGCTTGAAACCCTACTCAAACGGCTGCTGCAGAGCATTGCGGTCCTGTGGATCATGTCGGTGCTGACGTTCTGCGCGGTCAACCTGATCGGCGACCCGGTGCACCTGCTGGTCAGTCCCACCGCCACCGAGCAGGAGATCACCGAGGCGCGCCACGCGCTCGGGCTGGACCTGCCGGTGCCGCAGCAGTACCTGCGCTTTCTCGCGGGCGCGCTGCACGGCGACCTTGGCGAATCCTTCGTCTACAACCGGCCCGCGATCGAGCTGATCGTCAGCCGCGTGCCGGCCACGCTGGAGCTGGCGGTGACGGCGCTGCTGCTGTCGCTGGGCATCGGCATCCCGATGGGCGTCTACGCCGGCCTGAAGCCGCACAGCCGGCTGGCGCGGATGCTGATGGCGGCTTCGCTGGGCGGCGTGATCATGCCGACCTTCTGGATCGGCATGATCGGCATCCTGGTGTTCTCGGTGAACCTGGGCTGGCTGCCGTCGGGCGGGCGCGGGCCGGTCAGCACGGTGCTGGGCGTGCCGCTGTCGGTGACCAGCTGGGAGGGCATCCGCTTCCTGCTGCTGCCGGCGCTGACGCTGTCGCTGTTCAAGATCTCGCTGGTGGCGCGGCTGACCGAGGCCGGCACGCGCGAGGTGGCGGGGCAGGAGTACATCAAGTTTGCCCGCGCCAAGGGCGTGGGCGGCGCGCGGCTGGTGCTGCGCCACGTGGTGCCCAATGTGCTGATCCCGATCGTGACCGTGGTCGGGCTGGAGTTCGGCCACCTGATCGCGTTCTCGGTGGTGACCGAGTCGGTGTTCTCGTGGCCCGGCATGGGCAAGCTGATCATCGATTCCGTGCTGGCGCTGGACCGCCCGGTGGTGGTGGCGTACCTGCTGGTCACGCTGCTGCTGTTCGTGGTGCTGAACCTGGTGGTCGACCTGCTGTACGTGGTGCTCGACCCGCGCCTGCGGCACAAGGCGGCCTAG
- a CDS encoding IclR family transcriptional regulator, which translates to MTYIVEAVDEALGLLMLVAEHPSLGVTELARRAGLTKARAFRLLATLEHRGLIARESPAAVYKLSYNALLVGNAAREQFDLVKLVGPRLAAIGAACGENVIVRVRDGLESVCVARHESTQSVRVHTEIGNRRPLHVGASGKLLLAYAAPEVVEAVLAQQLERFTGRTIVEPQALREELAAIRAAGYAVSVGERDADAVSAAAPLRDHSGAAVASLSIASPASRTTQQALDQHVAMVVAEAANLSRALGFTGG; encoded by the coding sequence ATGACCTACATCGTTGAAGCGGTGGATGAGGCCCTGGGCCTGCTGATGCTGGTGGCCGAGCACCCATCGCTGGGCGTGACCGAACTGGCACGGCGCGCCGGACTGACCAAGGCGCGCGCGTTCCGCCTGCTGGCCACGCTGGAGCACCGCGGGCTGATCGCGCGCGAGTCGCCGGCGGCGGTCTACAAGCTCAGCTACAACGCGCTGCTGGTGGGCAATGCCGCGCGCGAACAGTTCGACCTGGTCAAGCTGGTGGGGCCGCGGCTGGCGGCGATCGGCGCGGCCTGCGGCGAGAACGTGATCGTGCGCGTGCGCGACGGGCTCGAGTCGGTCTGCGTGGCGCGGCACGAGTCTACGCAATCGGTGCGGGTGCATACCGAGATCGGCAACCGCCGGCCGCTGCATGTCGGGGCCTCCGGCAAGCTGCTGCTGGCCTACGCCGCACCGGAGGTGGTGGAGGCGGTGCTGGCGCAACAGCTGGAACGCTTCACCGGCCGCACCATCGTCGAGCCGCAGGCGCTGCGCGAGGAACTGGCGGCAATCCGTGCCGCCGGCTATGCGGTGTCGGTGGGCGAGCGCGATGCCGACGCCGTCTCCGCCGCGGCACCGCTGCGCGACCACAGCGGCGCGGCGGTGGCGTCGCTGAGCATCGCCAGCCCGGCCAGCCGCACCACGCAGCAGGCGCTGGACCAGCATGTGGCGATGGTGGTGGCGGAGGCCGCCAACCTGTCCCGGGCGCTCGGCTTTACGGGCGGCTGA